caagattcttcgcacagataatggaagggaatatgtgaacaagagacttgaggatttttgtacatttgaggggatggATCTTTAGCATtctatcgcatacactccacagcagaacggggttgcagaacgcaagaatagaactctcaaagaaatggctagctatatgatacatgcacgttctcttgatcctaccttttgggcagaggctatcagttgtgccacaaacatccagaatcgggttcctcacaaagctttgcaaggtattactccttttgaagcttggtctggtaggaaAGTGATTGTgtgacatttcagagtctttgggtgtccaacatgggctcgcatacctccgtcgaaatgcaaggcattggaacctcaaagtcggccttgcatatttgttggatatcttgagggtgctaaggcatacagattgatggatccagagacacatgaggtattcattgcgaggagtgttcactttgaggaaagctctcctagcttagcctctctacctcctccaccttcctccattatggatagtgatgttagtgattcagatgatgagattccttcaactctgactcgcagggttacacctccgcagggtcctcttgcagttgaggagcctcattctctacctccacctagacctcgttgggctcgacaaacacttgagtccatgggttctcttgttggggatccttcagatacacaaagaactcgatcacaacatcaggatcttccacatgaattcattgctaccgcttccaatccacagacatttagggaagcatcaggggttcctgagtgggaccaagctatggaggaagagtatagttccttgatgaggaacaacacatgggatctagtccatctccctaaggggagaaagatggttcgatgtaagtggatctattggaccaagtttgcagcagatggtagtgtggataagtataaggcttggcttgttgcaaaaggtttcttgcaggttgcaggtgttgactatactgagacctttgcacctgtagccaagatgaactccattcgtttgacacttgctattgctacagctcatggttgggctgtacatcagatggatgtgaagagtgcttttcttcatggtgatcttgatgaggagatttctATGGagaagccacagggtttcatccaggatacttccttggtttacagactaaggaaatctctctatggccttaagcaggcccccagggcttggtacaccaagatggattcctttcttctctctgcagggttcaccaggtgtctacattttgcaacaagatgactctcacttgatacttgtgctctatgttgatgacttgatcattacagggagtacttcatccatcattagtagggtcaaatctactttgcatgatagattttctatgactgacttgggtcttttgcactactttctcgggatagagatttcacaatcaccttccaggattacactatcacagcccaagtatgctcttgatctacttgcacgctttcatatggctgattctaagcttgccccgactccctttgtttcaggagtcaagcttgaggctcaatgttcttctccactagttgatgctactttgtattgtcagcttgtgggtagtctcatctacttgactcatacatgccctgatatttcctttgcagttggcatggtttcctgcttcatgtaggatccacatgagcttcattggaaagccaccaaatgcatccttcattacatccagggtacacatcactatgggattcactatgtagcaggcacaggacttcgcttggttggttacacagactccgattgggctggcgatctagttgatcgtaagtctacttttggttatagttttcaccttggttcggacCCCATTtattggtagagcaagaagcaacatgctattgctctctcttcgactgaggctaagtatcgaggcactgttaatgcaacaactaagaccatttggctctagcagatcctcacagagtttggattcaccactccacggccaatagttctacattgtgacaatcagagtgctattgcaatcttgaagaacccgatccagcaccagtggaccaaacacatcaagattcatatgtaCTATATCCAacagctcatccaggagcaggtcattaatttgcagtattgtcctacagcagagcaggttgctgacatattcaccaaacctttcatcgagagtaagttccagcagttgcgagctctcttgggggtgcgggatgtgtcattatgGGGgctcaactgacttctccttcctctcttatgggggggactttttcctctttgaggttttgtccttcttctttgagagtcttttttacattcatctctcttttgggggggagttttttcccgttgggttttctccctttctccatttgtgagagattgcattgcatagttttgcttgcatttacatattgtacatgggtacctatcatggcctagtagccaggacccatcttgcattgttgacttgagtcttcattcccctaagttacacttaagggggggtgttggtgtaaataaatattcattttggatattattacacttacttaagttaacttaggataatgcatctcttcgtagtttggatttgagacacttagggaagtgtgcacatagggatagagcttgtaggagaaattccaccttttgtggtcttattttgctgttacactccacattcagtgggtcatccacctattgtggaatattatattatttctcctacctacccttagtatttcttacctacccttgtttctcattgagccacatgtcatatttgtgtgctcatacatccatatggcctttcctatataagcaggcctctatttattgtattggttaatcgagctgatcattttgcatattgatgagaatacagtttgatcttgtcattctattgtctcttttatgcttttcattgtgcccttgatcttggaaaaatcctatAGGATCCCTCCAAAGGTTCTGCTAACATTTTCTTTTTCCTCGGAGGAGAGGATTTGGCTCATGTCACACTAGTCCTTTTGATTGACAACTAGGAATGAGACCTTCTAGTGTGCTCAGCCAAAGCAAATGATACAACTGCTTGGCTTGTTGAACCCAACTCAATCTCCTTCGCTTTTCTGGGCTATTGTTGAGTATCTTTCGATAAGGTTGATTCTTGAGGGTCAAAGTCATTTCAAGGAGAGTCCTCAAAAGAATCTACATCTACATTGTGTTTATCCCACTCCTCAAAATTTTTATCCAAAGGGTAGTTTTCTATATAAACTTAGGTCTATTGAACTTCTTGTCAGTATGTCCAAAAAGATAACTTCCTTCTTTATGGCCATTTATCATTGTCCACCCTCCTaagaaaagttgtataaactggtttAGATGGATTTTCTCTTATAGTTGGGTCATAAAACTTTAACCATGGTATTCGTTCTTTGACAGGAATACCATTTAGCTCCACATATAATTGAGAATCATTTCTTGGAAGGTTAATCTTGGCTTTCCAGGATTCACGTGGCTCATGCACTATAGGATTATTTCTCCTTGCTAAAAATCCATTTGGATCATAACTCCATGGGTCATCAATAACCACGAGACCCAATTGTATCAATTTTGAAGTGAGCACTCCCTCTATGAGGAGTCTTTTTATTAGACCAATAGGACCTATCATTTTACAGTCCTAGGTGACAGTGATGTCATTCTTGCCTATGCCTATATAATTTTCAATCATAACTAATTGCCTAAAAATATCTAAGGCCAGTGTATGATTAGTTACATAAGTGGGGAGGCGAAAAGGCTTGTCGATAAAACCATGTACTCTgacaaaagaaaaatacttacCTAGAAACTAGTCACAATAGGGGCTACGTGTAAACATCCAACCAATTTTCTATAataggaaataggaaatataaaatgagaCTTCCATCACTAAATCTTGCATGGTAAGTGTTAGGAAACAATCAGCAAAAGAATATGCATCATGTGTGGCAGATAGTATGGGAGTCTATATAGTCACAGGCTTTCACCTATTGTGCTCATAAAAAAATGATAACTTAATATATTGACTGAGAAACCCCCATTCTAATGCAAGAACATGTGAAGCAAAAAATGAGTGTACCTAAATCTATAATGTGTCTTGAAGTGTATTAATTGCTTTTCTATTCTGTGGGCAATAATCTCTGAGAAGTCATACAGGAAAGATTCATTTTGCTTCTAGAGTTTGAACAACACACCCATTTGGAAAGTATAGATGTGCATATTATTATCAAGGCCACAAACATAGGCCAACATTGAGGTGACTTCTTTCAGGTCATTTTACTTCAAATCATTGAATGCCAATGGGGATTTTGAAAGCTCAGTGAGATTCGTCTCCATTGCAGTTCCGCAAAAACTTAAAGTAGCCTTCCTTTTACATCAATAATTTTCTAATAATTTCCTACTAAAAATATCCATTTTATTAGAAAGAAAAGGGATGCACAACAATGTCTCAAGTGGCATCTACACTTATATCAATTCTCAATGAAGTGTGTTGAATAACAGGGGGTCAACACTAAAACATCATGAGCATGCCTCAATGAATTCAAAGAAATGAGGGACCATTTGGATGACATATTATGAAAGACCACAATGCCAAATATTTACCACCACGTGTCTCAATTTTACTTTGTAAATGAAAATCTTAGTGCAAGAAGCCTCTTGAAGGCTCTTGGGATGCTTATGTATTTCGAGATCAAGAACCTCTTCATATCTGTTTCAAACTAGAGCGGGGTTCTTGGTCATGTCTTTTGTCTATGGGAATTTTCTTGGATAATCAAATTTTGAAGGAATGAAGTGAGAAGTGTATGAGATATCCCCAAGAAAATTGACCCAAGTCTCAAGTTGTGTGATGTATCAGCAGGAACATCCATCTCAATGAGCCAAGATTGTTCTATCTTCTCCTTTTCTTAGAAACGTTTTGGTGctagaaaatatatttttggagAATAAAATGTTGCATGTTATCTTTAAAATATTTTCTTCTCCAAGAAACttcatgccttgattttcattctCAATAGAATGTTAATAATGGGCTTTTCCTTGGACATGCACCACATATGCTTTTCACGTAGAACTAATTCTACAAGACACTATATTAACTTCCACCTCGAGTGTACTTAAAAGCCACTCTCCATCTTATACCATCGTTTATTTTATTCACACTATTATCTCAGAACCTGCAATAATAGTCAGTGATGTTGATGCAAGCCAAAAGCTAGCGACGATCTACCTTAATCTTGAAAACTACACACGATAGGATGCATGGCGCACGATAGCCCCTTGCATACTCTCCTAAAAAAATGCACAACTTGACTATGATTTGGCTTCCTAATTTTCACTAGCTGTGAAATGACCCATACAATATCCCAACTTGTGATCATTACTTCAACCTTGGCTTTTATTTTATAGATTGAAGTTCCTTCATGTCTATAAATATAACCATGATGCAGAGTCCTTGTTGTCTTAGAGTTTGATTTAGTTTGTTGCATATTAGGAGCTTGGATACTCCCATTAGGTTCTCATTACTTCATCTTGAGCTCCTCTTGGAAGCTCAGGTTCTTGAGCCATGTATTCACAAAGGGCCTTCCCTTAGATTACCTTGGTGGGTCTGATGTCAATGCCATACTCAAGAATCTTGGTAATTCAATTGGCTCTCTTATCTGTCATTTCTCCTTTCATTATGTATTTATAGACCATAGGGTGAACCATGTAGATAGTTGTCTTATTACAGACAATGAAATGCCTAAATTTCTTCAAGCTTTTTACTATGGCAAATGCTTGTTTTTAAACAGATTTGTACTTTACCTCATATGCTTTATCATTTTTGATTGAAAGGAAATTGGACGCTCCCCTGTACCTTCTACATCCCTCTGTTTTAGTACAATATTAATCAAGTTATTGGCATAAACATACATTAGAAAATCTTTGGACATATTTGGTTTAGACAAGACAAGGGAAGATGGGATGGCTTCTTTAATCTTTTTGAAAGCTTCTTTAGCTTCCGGAGTCCATTTGAAATGAAGGTCCTTTCTTAGCATAAGATTTATCAATCTTACCATTCCAGTAAAATCTGAAATGAATCGACTAATGAAATTCATCTTCCCCAAAAAGGATTGGACACCCTTCTGTTCATGGAAAAAGAAATCTCTTTGCTAGGTTTCACATAGTCTAGGTCAATGGAAATCCCCTCTTTAGACACTACATATCCTAGTAGCTTTACTTAAGAAACTCCAAAGTTACATTTCTTGGGGTTCAACAAGATACCAAACTCTAGCCATTTCTAGAAAACTAGCTCTACATGATCAAAATAGTcttctttattttttaaaaacattgtcaagtcatccatgtaaataagAATAATCTTGTTAATCATGTCCCAAAAGGCTATATACATGACTCTTTGGAAAGTAGTACGAGCATTAGACAACCTGAATAGCATCTTTTGATAAGAAAacattccccatttggtggtgaaagagGTTTTGTGCTGGTCTTCTGGCTTGACAAGGACTTGGTTATATCCGAATAACCATCAAGCATAGAAAACATCTCAAACCCGACTACTTTATGCAAGATCTATTCTATTGGAGGCAAGTGTAATGGTCATTCAAGGACGCTCTATTTAGATACTAAAAATTCACACAGAGGCAAATGTATCCATTATTTTTCCAAACCGGCACCATGTTACAAACCCAAGTACTATGTTTGATCGGATAAATGATCAGGGATTCAATTAGATTTTGTAACTTTTGTGACATTAGGAAATCGATCTTGGGGTTCATAGGACGTTGCTTATATTGGACAAGATTTGCCCCTTCAGTTAGCTCAATGGTGTGTTGTATGACCTCAAAATTGTAGcctttgaggtcatcatatgaccatatGATATCTCTTATGCATTCATCATAGAAATGAACCAGCCTCCTTATCATGTTGAGGGACATTTTTTCCTACCCTGAGCTTCTCCCCATCTCCAACATGAAGTTTGGTATAATCTCCCTTATATGTGATCAATTTCCTTTTATCATTTTTTGCATCCTCTCAATCAAAAAGGTTTTCCAAAGTGATCAAACCCTATGGGACTTTATTTGATCATAGTTTAATAACTTGTTCTTCGTTTGCCTTAGTGACCTTGGGCAACAGTTGGTATGCAAATTCCTTGGATTTCTGAATAAACGTGGCTATATGTTGATCATTTTCAAAGAATTTCTAGTGTGCATCATTGTCTAGGATATCTTGTCTAATGTCAGCCAAACTGAGTGTTTATTTTCTAGCAACTCAGAGGCCGAGTCAAACTGTGATCCTACTAAGGTCATACGATCAACACCTTCATTCTTCTTCCTCGAAATCCtctgaatattgaaagcatcaaatatttCAATTAGATCCCAAACTCAATAGCAATATGAATGCATGGGAACATGCTTTGCAGCTAATATCTCCTAGAATTGTTGAACCACTAGCTCAAAATGTCCCAAAACTTTAAACCGCTTGACTCCAAGGTATTATTTGTTAAGTTTGCAACAAATTCCTTGAATTTTCAATCATGTGATGAATCAAAGTTACTTTCTCTCTTATCCATgagataaaataaattttgaatgTATCTTCTTGATGTTAGATTACACTTAGATTCTTAAACCCTACTTATATGATTTTCTACTCAATAATCCTTCCGCATGGAATGAATATTTGTGTTCGTTCCTTATttctttgtagttttttttttgtttccattTAGTTTAGTtacctttctttgtttctaataaaAAGAAATACCCTTAAGAACCCAACCCTTATCATATGAAGGGGTTGGCTCTTTCAAACATAGAGGAAAATCATTAATCCCATAGTGATCTCTCCACTATTAAAGCATTTTTCACTATCTACTAGATCATTTAGGGTCATTTTCAATGTAAAACTATTGTGACAAGTATGTTTACAGATAGGCATAAAGAGTACTGCCCTAGATACAAATACCAAGAAGTCTAAGGCCACCCATAGTTCTGGGATGACAACTAAATCTCTAGAAATTTTATGAAAACCCTTGAAAACATAAGATTTATCTTGTAAAAGTCCTcgatgtaattatttatttaataataggaATCTGTGAAAGCTCAATTTCATGAAGTAAAAAAAATTGATTGACATAAATATCCTAGAATAAATATGAAATTTACTAGCCAATGAAATGTCTTTAGTAATCCAATAAACAAGttaagaattttaaataaatatttataactaAATAAATTGGAAAGAAAAAGATTCCCTATAACATTGATTCCTTTTCATTGAATGGGAGAATTTAAAACTACATGATAAATGTTAAAAGATTCTATAGCATGGACCATTTACTAGCCAAGTAGCCTATATGCAACTCCTAAGCCTTCTTTCAGTGAAAGACCTAGCTAACACTAGTACTTGCATCTAGGTAAGATGCATTGtataatgctgatagtaatttatatgattataaatgtgagataaaattataaaaattcaaaacgtgtcaacatttttttttcaaagatgTAATAAATGGATCCAAGGAGTCCTTATGTTTCCTCCTACATTAGGTGTTGGTCCCTTGAAAATAAGTTGAGGAACTAATCTTGGTGAGCCTTGAATAATGCATGTAGAATTTTGGGTGGACAATTGTGTTGCATTCAACTCGTTCAACAATGTCAACAATGATAAATGTTTATGATGTTTGAATTTTCGACAATAATTTTTTTTAGGCATGAAAACTAGCAATGACATTCTAGTGTGAGACAATATTTTTGGTGGGGGCTTCCCCACCATAAGATAGTCTACTAGTGCTTGCATCTAAATGAGGTGTAATGGACAAGTCAATAGTAATTTATTTATCTTTAGAATTTTAATATAGAGGATTTTCTTCATTAATTactattattaaaaaaaactttaaaacaaCTAATAAGAAAAATATAAAGGATGCAATCATAAAATAAAAGGAAAACCATCTCGAGTTAGTCTAAATATGTGATTTGATAATTTGTTAgattgtcatatatatatatatatatatatatatatatatatatatatatatatatatatatatatatatatatatatatatatatagtttttgttttgttttgtgttaatATTCATAGATATTAATAATATTGATAAGTACATTTGTTGGATTATCATACTTTTAAAATTAATGAACCCTAAATTAATTCTCACATATTATTCTAATATTGAAAAGTAATAAAAACAGTTAATTCCTACAAGCATTTCAAAGAGGTTGAAAGAAAATATGTTTCTTGGTGAAAGTTTTGGAATGAATTACATTTGTGGAATTCgttgaaaccctagagaaatttcCTCTAAAATTTTAACAAAATAGATTTGAATAGAATTGGCAGATACAAAATTTGTAGCCAAATCTCCTCAAAGTTAAACTAAAACAAATTAAAGAGGATCGGCCACTGTGCAACACTGAGGCAAATTTCATCCACAACAAATTCTAAGCAACTTGAAATGTAAAAACAGTATCAAAGAGGTAAAATCCGACACTTGATTAAATTTTcacaaaaaacattcaaattcaACAACAACCGTCCACAGAGCACACATGGAATCTTaagaaataattaatattaaatacaaATTCTACACCTTCAAATTCAACAACCACCATCCATAGAGCACACATGAAATCTTAAGAAATACTTGATATTAAATGTAAATTATACACCTTCAAATTTAACAAACACTGTCTACAAAGCACCATGAAATCTTAAGAAACACTTAAGATTAAATACAAATTGTACACAGCTATCTAATTCGTTCATCCCTACGGGATCAAACCCACCCAATCCTAAATCAAACTACAAACACATTCCAAATTCTGTGTTGCCAAATTTGTAGATAAATACACAGAATTTGGATTCTCTGTAATTTGTAATTGATCTTGGGTATTTTCATCTTCAGAAGATCTCGGTTTTGGAGCCCACAAAGACTTTAAATTTTGCCTAAAAATTCCTTTCACCCCGTCATTTGTTTCTATAAGAATAAATTTCACCACTACTTGGAAGCCATCTGTGGGAAGGGCTCATCGAACCACGCGTAACACAAATAATGTTCGGAAAATTGTTTTGAGATGACCGATTTTGACATGAGACAATTTCCCGATGGGGAGTTCCTCCCGAGGGAATGATGGGGAGTTCCTCCCTAGGGAATAGTAACAGAAATGAAAAAATATATTCGTAATCAAAAAGACAACTTTCAGGCAGCAACTTCCTCACATATTATGAGAGCATTGGAAGACAGTGGATGCCAGGGCTGTGCTAAGCACATTTAATGTTGCTTATTCACATTTATTGTAGGTCATTCATTGATAGTTGAGATAGTAAATGCACTTCTTGCAGAGTTTCTTGAATTTCCAGTCAGTGGGAAGGATTGATGTGAGCATGCAGCCAAAGCCAAAATTCTTTCCGATGTTATTCTTAAGAGATTGATCATGCAGCTTTCATATCTTAGCGAATAAAACATATACATATTCCAGCTACTAGCTTAAGAGATTGATCATGCAGCTTTCGTATCTTAGCGAATAAGACGAGACGAGAGGAATGCAGAAGTTGTTGGCTTTGGCATCCTTGGGCATGTTGAGCGTCTGTGTTGATTTATTGTATGACTGGTTGGGCATATTTTTCCCGAAGCAAACTGAGGTAACTATAAAGCATACCTCAACTATGTTGTTTTTCTTTGCAAAGTGCTTGCAAGATTTTTGGTTTGCTCTATCTGGTCACCTTCAAAAAGCTTGCATTTGTATTGTAAGTAGAGGGGTTCCGTTTGGCTTTCGGTTTACAAGATTTAAACTCATTTGAGGCGGTTTATTTCAGGCCGCGTGTCTGGGTTACACGATGCAGGCACAGTGACAAATGTAGCCAATGGAGAATGACCTTTCTTTTCCCGACACTACACCAAAATTTCATCACCGACGGAAACATGTACCACATAACACACAATGCTCGGAAAATTGTTTTAAGATGGTCGGTTCTGGCGTGAGACAATTTCCCGGTGAGGAGTTCCTCCCCAGGGAATAGCCTATCAGCTTAAAAAAACCCGTATAGTACTTAAACTATGTACAAGAATTATCGATTTGAGGCAATTCTAAATTAATCTCAATCTCAAGGAAAAGTGCTTCTAGAGGAAGATTAGCCCGGACCAGCAACATACATAATTTatcaaagagattgaaaagagataAAAAGAAATGGTTAGAGAATCACGTTGGACGATAGTTTAGAATAATCCTATTTTATTGTGCAAACGAGAGGGAGAAGGATACTCTAAAAAGAAAAAGTTAGGTCGAAAACTTTGTAATTATTGATGAATTTAATCTCTTTTATACTGTTAATGAGAAAGCTACAAAATAAAGCAGCAGCAGCGGTAACAAGAAATGGCACCCTAAGATAGGGATTGGAGCTTTGGACTGTAGGTAAGAGGACATATACAGAGATCTGCAGCGGGTGGGAGTAAAGGAGAGCCTCTGCTTAGCGTTGTCATACAGAATATGGTAATCTTGTTGCTGAAAACTTCCAAGGACGGCCGGTACACCTGCAACCGAAGCCTCATCCATATCTAACATTGCCAGACATAGTAAATTTCCAATTTTAGTCGGACCAGATTCTGTATATTGAACGAAATTATGTTTACCTTCGACAATATAATCTGCACCAAGCATATGGAAAGTCATATTCACATCAGGGATATAGTCATAGTAGGGTGATGAATAGCATACACTTAACCCAGCTTTAGAATCGTTAGATCTGGGTAGCCCTAGGACAGAATCTAAAACAGATGCCACTGCAGTGAAGGCAGCGTGCGGCAAAACTGTGTAGTGTGTTCCAGAGTCGATGATGAATCCCCCGCTTCCATTTGATTGTATATCGAACGTTCCTCGTGGAATATTGAGAGACACGTTCCCCAGAGTTATTCCTTCCACGGAGAAATAATAGTAGCTGTTAAGCTTGGGCAGGACTGTGTTGTTTATCACCATCGTCGACTGCACTCCTATGCCGTTCAACTCGGCTGCGCTGCCCAACAGGAGAGGCGTCGAAAATCTGTCAATGTCATGAAAGGGGGATCCATTGTATTCGAAAGATAAGCAGTAGGAAAATTTGGATTCTCCAATCTGTGAGATAAGCGATAATTGTCCTCGGCCGAGCCCCACTACGCCATTGGCCTCCTCCAAGCCATCTCCCTGAACGATATGGCTGCACCCAAACGCTATTCCGCCAAAGGAATGCGCAGCCCCGGATGTATCCGCCATGGTGAACGTCTCGAATGACAGTTCTCCCTGCGTGCTCCAGCTTCCGCTGTATATATGAGAATATTGACAGTCCAGCGCACAAGTTGAATTGCCAAGGGCAGAGCAGAGGGAAGAAGAGCAGGGAACCGGTCTGTATGTGGAGGAATCTTCTGGGTAGAACATAGGAAGAGTATATCTCCTAGAGCCATTGAAGGGATCGCACTGAAACCAAATCAAATCGCTTCCCGTGTCCACTTTTCCTCGGAAATTTCTTGGTGGGGTTCCGATGCCAATGTTCACTACATGTGTTGTGGGCAAGCGGATCAAAGGAGCAACAGCGCCACCCAGTTGGGTTTCGGTCCTTCCTGATTGCACAGCTTTAATCGAGGCTTCCATTCTTTTGAGCCTAGCAATGGCGGAATTCCTTTCCAAATGGGGGCCTCCACGCGCTTCTTCTGAACAGAGCAAACTGAAAAAACAACATATTGTTAGATTCGCCACAACTAATGTGATCGCATTTTTGTGTGCCATTGGGCACCTATTCAATCCCGCTTTCAAATTTCCCTTAATTACTACTACAGGCAGGTTTACTGGGGGTCGTCATTTATAAGGATTAGTCTATATCTTAATCGGATTGTTTAATAAATTGTGCGCCTGCAGGTAACTTCAGCATTCTGTGTTTCATCTGTCCAACCGTAGGATATAACGACGAGATTGATGAGATTATAGAATAAAAAGGGCATCTTGTTTAACAAGAAACAACGTGCGGAGTTTTCTAGTTGTTGTATCGAACGTGACAATGGGAAAGGCGCGGAATCAAGAGAGttgttatttttttgtaatttcaaTTTTGGCCGAAGTGAACATGTTGATCAAACATTTCACGTAAAATTCGACCTTGTAAAACATTTCTGAATTCCCATTTTAAATTTTACTATAGATTAAAAAGTTTTTTTCTAATTTAGTTTGGATTTTAGAAATATGGCATGTTTCAAttactttttaaaatataattCATATTATATTATAAATGATAACATAAATATTGTTAGTAAAAAAGATGTTCTATGTTTATGTTTTTTTAAGGAGAGATGATGTAAGATTATATCTATGTAAGATAGACAATTGCTTTATTAATCACTTTTATTTTTTTGTCC
This genomic stretch from Cryptomeria japonica unplaced genomic scaffold, Sugi_1.0 HiC_scaffold_94, whole genome shotgun sequence harbors:
- the LOC131864820 gene encoding aspartic proteinase nepenthesin-2-like, whose protein sequence is MAHKNAITLVVANLTICCFFSLLCSEEARGGPHLERNSAIARLKRMEASIKAVQSGRTETQLGGAVAPLIRLPTTHVVNIGIGTPPRNFRGKVDTGSDLIWFQCDPFNGSRRYTLPMFYPEDSSTYRPVPCSSSLCSALGNSTCALDCQYSHIYSGSWSTQGELSFETFTMADTSGAAHSFGGIAFGCSHIVQGDGLEEANGVVGLGRGQLSLISQIGESKFSYCLSFEYNGSPFHDIDRFSTPLLLGSAAELNGIGVQSTMVINNTVLPKLNSYYYFSVEGITLGNVSLNIPRGTFDIQSNGSGGFIIDSGTHYTVLPHAAFTAVASVLDSVLGLPRSNDSKAGLSVCYSSPYYDYIPDVNMTFHMLGADYIVEGKHNFVQYTESGPTKIGNLLCLAMLDMDEASVAGVPAVLGSFQQQDYHILYDNAKQRLSFTPTRCRSLYMSSYLQSKAPIPILGCHFLLPLLLLYFVAFSLTV